One genomic segment of Primulina tabacum isolate GXHZ01 chromosome 9, ASM2559414v2, whole genome shotgun sequence includes these proteins:
- the LOC142504419 gene encoding uncharacterized protein LOC142504419 produces the protein MFYDEDNATRQATDLDLLEEKRESASIHMEAYKNRIAQSYNRRVIQRSFQVGNLVLRKVQEEQRGKLDSKWEGPFKIIERLSSGAYYLEDAQGKTLKRPWNAYHLRKYYS, from the coding sequence ATGTTTTATGATGAAGATAATGCGACGAGACAGGCAACTGACCTTGATCTTTTGGAAGAAAAGAGGGAGTCTGCAAGCATTCACATGGAAGCTTATAAAAATCGAATTGCACAGTCTTATAATCGAAGGGTCATTCAGAGAAGCTTCCAAGTAGGCAATTTGGTCCTGAGAAAGGTGCAAGAAGAGCAGAGAGGAAAGTTGGACTCAAAGTGGGAGGGCCCCTTCAAAATAATCGAGAGGCTGAGCTCTGGAGCCTATTACTTGGAGGATGCGCAAGGCAAGACTTTGAAGAGGCCCTGGAATGCTTATCACCTTAGGAAGTATTATTCTTGA